A single Bicyclus anynana chromosome 19, ilBicAnyn1.1, whole genome shotgun sequence DNA region contains:
- the LOC112049056 gene encoding uncharacterized protein LOC112049056, with protein sequence MVLFHAFTSFSPSGLFTSPAKGFVIFEASYYLTRDLFAKVCKDCQDNMASIPPSAFSAGRIRETQRDMKVSKINKKEAEPTQYFRTKLMELSPLKYNSKLMNSIWGFYNRYSPHNVKKINDAFTFNEELQQSAANSSNKNEPMITLPAAKLDNVWAINVSQSH encoded by the exons ATGGTGCTGTTTCACGCGTTCACTTCGTTCTCACCAAGCGGTCTCTTCACGAGCCCAGCGAAAGGCTTCGTTATCTTCGAAGCCTCTTATTATTTGACAAGAGACCTATTCGCTAAAGTGTGTAAAG ATTGTCAAGACAACATGGCTTCTATCCCGCCGTCTGCTTTCTCCGCTGGGCGCATTCGCGAGACTCAACGCGATATGAAGGTTtcaaagattaataaaaaagaagcaGAGCCGACCCAGTACTTTCGTACTAAAC TTATGGAGCTGTCGCCTCTCAAATACAACAGCAAGCTGATGAATAGCATCTGGGGCTTCTACAACCGTTACTCGCCGCACAATGTCAAGAAAATCAATGATGCTTTTACTTTCAATGAGGAATTGCAGCA ATCTGCTGCCAATTCCTCAAACAAAAATGAACCCATGATCACTTTGCCTGCCGCCAAGCTGGACAATGTTTGGGCCATCAATGTGTCACAATCTcactag
- the LOC112049062 gene encoding iron-sulfur cluster assembly 2 homolog, mitochondrial encodes MFLRTWRPLRVSYNYCKYLSSQRPDTSFSDAVVLSDTCVQKLKQLCDGNVFLRLCVESGGCSGFQYKFDLDDKLADDDKIFEKDGVRVVVDETSLEYIKGSTIDYHTELIRSAFRVVQNPNADLGCSCGASFSIKID; translated from the exons ATGTTTCTCAGAACCTGGAGGCCGCTTAGAGTTTCGtacaattattgtaaatatctATCTTCCCAGAGGCCGGACACTTCGTTTAGCGACGCAGTTGTATTGAGCGATACTTGTGTACAAAAGTTAAAACAGCTGTGTGAcggtaatgtttttttaagacTATGTGTGGAGAGTGGAGGCTGTTCAGGATTCCAGTACAAGTTTGATTTGGATGACAAATTGGCGGACGATGATAA AATATTTGAGAAAGATGGCGTACGGGTTGTGGTTGATGAGACTTCTCTAGAATACATTAAAGGCTCAACAATAGATTACCACACAGAATTGATCCGGTCAGCTTTTAGAGTGGTACAGAATCCAAATGCAGACCTTGGTTGTTCTTGCGGTGCTAGCTTTTCCATAAAAATTGATTAG